In a single window of the Podospora pseudocomata strain CBS 415.72m chromosome 2 map unlocalized CBS415.72m_2, whole genome shotgun sequence genome:
- a CDS encoding uncharacterized protein (EggNog:ENOG503PHPJ) produces MRSIPDSHDSHHLHDILLPQFPLGRLAPTPPQYFPLASTQPFMREAPIPSHSHPDSWHRVPIGCFHCNQPHLLWNTTQGSEQQQASEHTSPDQNWADRYYKGYNYAFKRPTALLKQYPNLFNMNTQAHARLEQQTPAQTATPEPESGDPREFRRWERQAIPSEPFPEFTEPLLASDELINEALEMRSCRSSGGDAEASKRVDAAMLCQSGLLEKLPEFLGQLARVDLDLETRLASNPESDPVGDNVEITEKPTSELEVPTELTETQARRHGRRVILPGGRPFKLPGEEIEDGRSAGKAGGAESCTVVSDSQDPYGSGDETDASTSTTASLRVKRKRRMDTVSDEDFQPNKIRIQYTAPPTNLARQYKDMLAEHARQNPDGSSSDALADLEFKMPTPERSPSVASLTSIRVIKIKIPEGWSTPGSSRSGTPTEPSPPKVIVLVNPRSRSPSPPAVVSATPSRITKIKVVNSRGNPPTGSVKRSASPTKITTIKVTNVRPTTPVDSASRSTTPNRVPRIKVINRKLSPEALEKAFEVAQERSVSPESSGVPSPSGSTSSSNLEIARSSSSCSNTSLDSTWSATSKKTTRIKWANKRSSPAPYQSAPDLPASSSSERSARPMTFKIAKRPRVKSVGEADVRASKLRSSRVFLVDELDMALHDL; encoded by the exons ATGAGATCCATCCCAGACAGCCACGACAGCCATCACCTGCACGACATTTTGCTCCCACAGTTCCCACTTGGACGACTTgctcccactcctccacaATACTTCCCACTTGCTTCCACACAGCCATTCATGAGAGAAGCTCCAATCCCATCTCACTCCCACCCTGACAGCTGGCATCGGGTACCAATTGGCTGTTTTCATTGCAATCAGCCCCATCTGCTTTGGAACACCACTCAAGGGTCAGAACAACAGCAGGCTTCAGAACATACAAGTCCCGACCAG AACTGGGCGGATAGATACTACAAAGGCTACAACTACGCCTTCAAGAGACCAACTGCTCTTCTCAAGCAGTACCCCAACCTGTTCAACATGAACACCCAAG CACACGCCCGGCTGGAACAACAAACACCAGCCCAGACCGCCACGCCCGAGCCAGAGTCGGGAGATCCTCGCGAGTTTCGCCGTTGGGAGAGGCAGGCCATCCCCTCTGAGCCGTTCCCAGAATTCACCGAGCCCCTACTGGCTTCCGACGAGCTGATCAACGAAGCTCTGGAGATGCGCTCTTGTCGATcgtctggtggtgatgctgaagcCAGCAAGCGAGTCGACGCCGCCATGCTTTGCCAATCCGGCCTTTTGGAGAAGCTTCCTGAGTTCCTGGGCCAGCTTGCTCGCGTCGATCTTGATCTCGAGACTAGACTTGCCAGCAACCCAGAGTCTGATCCAGTTGGTGACAATGTAGAGATCACTGAGAAGCCGACTTCGGAGCTGGAAGTCCCCACTGAGCTCACAGAGACACAAGCCCGCCGTCATGGTCGGCGTGTTATTTTGCCCGGTGGTCGCCCGTTCAAGCTTCCCGGAGAAGAGATCGAAGACGGCCGCAGTGCCGGCAaggctggcggtgctgagAGCTGCACTGTTGTTTCCGACTCCCAGGACCCCTACGGCAGCGGTGACGAGACGGATGCCTCGACCTCCACCACGGCGAGCCTCCGTGTTAAGCGTAAGCGCAGAATGGACACCGTTTCGGACGAGGATTTCCAGCCCAACAAGATCCGCATTCAATACACCGCGCcgcccaccaacctcgcTCGCCAGTACAAGGATATGTTGGCGGAGCATGCTCGCCAGAATCCCGATGGCTCTTCTAGCGACGCCCTAGCGGACCTTGAGTTTAAGATGCCAACTCCGGAGCGGTCGCCGAGTGTGGCGAGTTTGACAAGCATCCGGGtcatcaagatcaagattCCCGAGGGTTGGTCGACCCCGGGGAGCTCCCGGTCAGGGACTCCCACTGAACCTTCGCCGCCAAAGGTCATTGTTCTCGTGAACCCTCGCTCGCgttcaccatctcctccggcTGTCGTTTCTGCGACGCCTTCCCGAatcaccaagatcaaggttgTCAACTCACGTGGCAACCCTCCAACTGGCTCTGTCAAACGTTCAGCCTCACCCACCAAGATCACCACAATTAAGGTGACCAATGTTCGCCCGACCACCCCTGTCGACTCTGCCAGTCGCTCAACGACACCAAACCGGGTGCCGCGTATCAAGGTCATCAACCGGAAGCTCTCCCCCGAAGCCCTAGAGAAGGCCTTCGAGGTAGCGCAGGAGAGGTCGGTCAGTCCCGAGAGCAGCGGGGTGCCTTCGCCCTCGGGAAGCacttccagcagcaacctcgAGATTGCTCGCTCGTCCTCGTCTTGCTCCAATACTTCGCTCGACTCGACCTGGTCTGCCACTTCGAAGAAGACCACGCGGATCAAGTGGGCCAACAAGAGGAGTTCCCCTGCTCCCTACCAGAGTGCTCCCGACCTGCCGGCTTCGTCAAGCTCGGAGAGGTCTGCTAGGCCTATGACCTTCAAGATCGCCAAGCGGCCCCGCGTCAAGAGCGTTGGGGAGGCTGATGTGCGAGCGAGCAAGCTGCGGTCAAGTAGGGTGTTTCTGGTTGATGAGCTCGACATGGCCCTTCATGACCTCTAA
- a CDS encoding uncharacterized protein (EggNog:ENOG503P024; COG:J) has translation MSQPPNPRPGLGLFTRGLSSLSQSTTDPNSPSVTTPAEQRDDAKRNFLKAMRPLPTQHYWNVWFDRPPTSTNPGEEYHSNLEQLGTTIESVQDFWRYANNTPVDQIRMKESIYLFKVGFKPIWEDRRNILGGSWTFRVPKGNGPDVWTRVQLLAVGEKLQSVLEEGDQICGVGLSVRFNSHLISIWHRDSSKKKSIDAMLECVLEELPPELTPKPDNYFYKKHSDHAGFKVPPELQAVIDSQKAREKAAAEKAAQGVQAVAGEAPEIREVPPSS, from the exons atgtcccaaccccccaacccccgcccaGGCCTAGGCCTCTTCACCCGaggcctctcctccctctcccaatcAACCACAGACCCCAACTCGCCCtccgtcaccacccccgccgagCAACGCGACGACGCGAAACGAAACTTCCTCAAAGCAATgcgtcccctccccacccaacACTACTGGAACGTCTGGTTCGAccgcccccccacctccaccaacccaggGGAGGAGTACCACTCCAACCTGGAACAACTCGGCACAACCATCGAGTCGGTCCAGGACTTTTGGCGCTACgcaaacaacacccccgTCGACCAGATCCGGATGAAAGAGTCCATTTACCTGTTCAAGGTGGGGTTCAAGCCGATCTGGGAAGACAGGAGAAACATCCTGGGAGGGTCGTGGACGTTCAGAGTGCCAAAGGGGAACGGGCCGGATGTTTGGACGAGGGTGCAGTTGTTGGCTGTAGGGGAGAAGTTGCAGAGTGTGCTTGAGGAGG GTGACCAAATCTGCGGTGTCGGCCTCTCGGTCAGATTCAActcccatctcatctccaTCTGGCACAGAGACTCCTCCAAGAAAAAGTCCATCGACGCCATGCTGGAGTGTGTGCTCGAGGAGCTCCCTCCTGAGCTCACCCCCAAGCCGGACAACTACTTTTACAAGAAGCACTCTGATCATGCCGGGTTCAAAGTGCCGCCCGAGTTGCAGGCCGTGATTGATTcccagaaggcgagggagaaggccgctgctgagaaggctgCTCAGGGGGTCCAGGCTGTGGCTGGGGAGGCGCCCGAGATTAGGGAGgtgccgccttcttcttga
- a CDS encoding uncharacterized protein (EggNog:ENOG503P25T; COG:P): protein MAPDTSPTTSTSPLPHLGNSINAATRTQHTKLNKSILLRLPLSVPPVAYNPTAYLTGLLHMAPIYIAFESAWDKILASHGAALDHPSSSLLVLPENQTLPPFPFGTTADPIGDKKCERVHAVLHHLKISGMARSGSLKRDIRAMSGWDETEVEEMLEQVKNTGRLGEFVRHIHANIARQPEVVIAYAWVLYMALFSGGRFLGSCLEAAGEGFWMRKSDAVLGKICKDPISIRELLASEEEEGDGGGGGDDDDDDGLARIKDDGLPLNFFRFATPLDGEEIKTKFKSRLVELEGLLTAGEREHVVREGVCIFDVMNGIVGQLDGLFDRHPGDDDKMEEENGAVDTWASMLVPRAAMVAGGRLRDSVAVAKERGMRALRKATFSGGERSTLVEEGRSRSHTHRRKSEGNLEGLNTSSSPATAETSTSGLHAHGTITSVTELVEKTSVGKGKATAVEGGEAVKVVRFGEEIALLQQRRNGAKSVTAKAEAVQQDMWTSPKGQCPLARIRRQDRGSVTKVRDARVEGIKNPFTFWSLVLLVALVGFGWGYAYGYITGR, encoded by the coding sequence ATGGCACCAGAcacatcccccaccaccagcacctctcccctcccccacctaGGCAACAGCATCAACGCCGCCACCCGAACCCAGCACACCAAACTCAACaagtccatcctcctccgcctgcCCCTTTCTGTCCCGCCCGTAGCATACAACCCAACAGCTTacctcaccggcctcctccacatgGCCCCAATCTACATCGCCTTCGAGTCAGCATGGGACAAGATCCTCGCTTCCCACGGCGCCGCCCTTGACCACCCTTCTagctccctcctcgtcctcccgGAAAACCaaacccttcccccttttccgtTTGGCACCACGGCAGACCCGATCGGAGATAAAAAGTGCGAGAGGGTTCATGCAGTATTGCATCACTTGAAGATTTCGGGGATGGCACGGAGCGGGAGTCTAAAGAGGGATATCAGAGCCATGTCGGGGTGGGATGAGACAGAAGTGGAGGAGATGCTGGAACAAGTCAAAAACACGGGGAGACTGGGAGAATTTGTCCGCCACATCCACGCCAACATAGCCAGACAGCCCGAGGTGGTGATCGCCTATGCTTGGGTGCTCTACATGGCGCTTTTTAGCGGAGGGAGGTTTTTGGGTTCTTGTCTTGAGGCTGCGGGGGAGGGTTTCTGGATGAGGAAGTCTGATGCGGTGTTGGGCAAGATATGCAAGGATCCGATTAGCATACGGGAGCTGCTCGCttctgaggaggaagagggtgatggtggtggtggtggtgatgatgatgatgatgatgggttggcgaggatcAAGGACGATGGGTTGCCGCTCAACTTTTTTAGGTTTGCCACTCCgcttgatggggaggagatcaagactAAGTTTAAGAGCCGActtgtcgagctggaggggttgctgactgcgggggagagggagcatGTGGttagggagggggtttgtaTTTTTGATGTGATGAATGGGATTGTGGGGCAGCTGGATGGGCTGTTTGATAGGCACCCTGGGGATGATGATAAaatggaagaagagaatgggGCGGTGGATACTTGGGCTAGTATGCTTGTGCCTAGGGCTGCGATGgtggcgggggggaggttgagggataGTGTTGCTGTAGcgaaggaaagggggatgAGGGCGCTGAGGAAGGCGACGTTTTCGGGCGGGGAGAGGAGCACgctggttgaggaggggaggtcgCGTTCGCACACACATAGGAGGAAGAGTGAGGGGAacttggaggggttgaacaCGAGTTCTTCGCCTGCTACGGCTGAGACGAGTACCAGTGGGCTGCATGCTCATGGGACTATTACGTCCGTGACGGAATTGGTGGAGAAGACGAGTGTGGGCAAGGGGAAGGCGACGgcggtggaagggggtgaggcggtcaaggtggtgagatttggggaggagattgcgCTTTTACAGCAGCGGAGAAACGGGGCGAAGAGTGTGACGGCGAAGGCGGAGGCGGTACAACAGGATATGTGGACGTCACCTAAGGGACAGTGTCCGCTTGCTAGGATTAGACGACAGGACCGCGGGTCAGTCACAAAGGTTAGGGATGCGAGAGTAGAGGGGATCAAGAATCCGTTTACGTTTTggagcttggtcttgctggtTGCCCTGGTCGGCTTTGGCTGGGGTTATGCGTACGGATATATCACTGGGCGGTAG
- a CDS encoding uncharacterized protein (COG:E; COG:G; EggNog:ENOG503NXNP; BUSCO:EOG09263M8W): MAPPEPLLPAALAPQDHHHHTHHRPSGDFGRSNKHDTTDDEEDDISPRSSSSDRRRSQHYGARVMLGGMSADHSPASAGRLSPHTEQPQKSRLLGGVARKTLGICLLLVVVFFWTVSNFLASYIFSDGTYSKPFFLVYVNTSMFAISLVPMTGKYIIQNGWRTTLSQARELWKGRSAPLLRNDRDEEDEERLLVVEDEGSLEANDLPPREEKLSLAETAWLSLEFCMLWFFANYFASACLEYTSVGSVTILTSTSSIWTLILGALKGVEGFTVRKLVGVLASLVGVILISSVDLSGANDDGRGSFPHKSTWEIAVGDSMALFSAVVYGIYVTVMKLRVGNEERVNMGLFFGLVGLFNVVLLWPGFLILHFTGLEPFEWPPTGTVWAIIMLNSVASFFSDIIWAYAMLLTTPLIVTVGLSLNIPVSLVGEMIQYSQYSSWLYWVGAGIVVLSFVFVTHESQEGREGNKEQERMGV, translated from the exons ATGGCACCCCCAGAACCACTCCTCCCAGCAGCGCTGGCGCCgcaagatcaccaccaccacacccaccaccgaccATCCGGTGATTTCGGCAGATCCAACAAACACGATACTacagacgacgaagaagatgatatcTCCCCccgatcctcctcctcggacaGGCGCAGGTCGCAACACTACGGAGCGAGGGTAATGCTAGGTGGAATGTCGGCCGACCACTCCCCTGCCTCGGCAGGCCGATTATCACCACACACTGAACAACCACAAAAATCAAGACTCCTTGGCGGGGTGGCGAGGAAAACACTAGGGATATGTCTCCTGCTGGTGGTCGTCTTTTTCTGGACAGTCTCCAACTTTCTCGCGTCGTACATCTTCTCGGACGGGACATATTCGaagcctttttttttggtttacGTCAATACTTCGATGTTTGCGATCAGTCTTGTTCCCATGACGGGGAAGTACATCATACAAAACGGGTGGCGCACGACGCTTAGTCAAGCAAGAGAGTTATGGAAGGGGCGGTCAGCGCCGCTGTTGAGAAACGAccgagatgaagaagacgaggaacggctgctggtggtggaagacGAGGGGAGCTTGGAAGCAAACGACCTCCCCCCAAGAGAGGAAAAGCTCTCCCTCGCGGAGACGGCCTGGTTGAGCCTGGAGTTCTGCATGCTTTGGTTTTTTGCGAATTATTTCGCCTCGGCGTGTCTGGAGTACACGTCTGTCGGGAGCGTCACTATTCTCACGTCGACGAGCAGTATATGGACTTTGATCTTGGGAGCTCTtaagggggtggagggtttcACGGTCCGGAAGCTGGTTGGGGTGTTGGCGAgcttggtgggggtgatCTTGATCAGTTCGGTGGATTTGTCGGGGGCGAATGATGATGGCAGGGGGAGTTTTCCGCACAAGTCAACGTGGGAGATTGCGGTGGGGGATTCGATGGCGCTGTTCAGTGCGGTGGTGTATGGAATTTATGTCACGGTTATGAAGCTGAGGGTGGGGaatgaggagagggtgaataTGGGCTTGTTTTTtggcttggtgggcttgtttaatgttgttttgttgtggCCGGGGTTTTTGATACTGCATTTCACCGGGTTGGAGCCG TTTGAATGGCCGCCTACGGGGACGGTGTGGGCGATTATTATGCTGAATTCGGTGGCGAGCTTTTTTAGTGATATTATCTGGGCGTATGCCATGTTGTTGACGACGCCGTTGATTGTGACGGTGGGGTTGTCGTTGAACATCCCCGTGTCACTTGTCGGGGAGATGATTCAGTACTCGCAGTACTCGAGTTGGTTGTATTGGGTCGGGGCGGGGATTGTGGTGCTGTCGTTTGTGTTTGTTACGCACGAGAGCcaggagggaagggaggggaataAGGAACAGGAGCGGATGGGAGTATAG
- a CDS encoding uncharacterized protein (EggNog:ENOG503P3KT; COG:D; COG:Z) codes for MPPKQSRLAKEHNVTPQEEAEIREAFSLFAEPMEGEGREGVIPTHDVRRALIALGLPPTSPSELADLLSILDPDEELGYATFPNFFAVCALKIHNKSHSSEEHMAEVDEAFGLFASKGSNAITLASLKKVAKLLKMEEEVSEEVLRDMILEANGGAGVGRGVRKEEFEGVMRRAGVWR; via the exons ATG CCACCCAAACAATCCCGCCTCGCAAAAGAGCACAACGTCACGCCTCAGGAAGAGGCAGAGATAAGAGAGGCGTTCAGCCTGTTTGCGGAGccgatggagggggaggggagggagggggttatTCCTACTCATGATGTTAGGAGGGCGTTGAT TGccctcggcctccccccGACCTCCCCCTCGGAACTAGCGGACCTTCTCTCTATCCTCGACCCAGACGAAGAACTCGGCTACGCCACTTTCcccaacttcttcgccgTCTGCGCGCTCAAGATACACAACAAGTCGCACTCTTCAGAGGAACACATGGCCGAGGTGGACGAGGCGTTTGGGCTTTTTGCAAGCAAAGGGTCGAATGCGATTACGTTGGCGAGTTTGAAGAAGGTGGCcaagttgttgaagatggaggaggaggtgagcgaggaggtgttgagggataTGATACTTGAGGCGAATGGGGgtgcgggggtggggaggggggttaggaaggaggagtttgagggggttatgaggagggcgggggtttggaggtga